DNA sequence from the Neospora caninum Liverpool complete genome, chromosome VIIa genome:
gaggaagacggagaaggagatgaTGAAGATgatgaaaaggaagaaggagaggaagaagaggacgaggacgaagaagctAACAAAGACGAGGAGTGAAGACGACGAGCATATCGTAGAAGGCTGCGGAAGCTGTCTAGGGCTGCACAGGTGATTTCCTCGTGTGATGGAAGGATGCCAGGTACGCACTGTGGTGGGatgtctgtttcttcgacTTTCCcgccctcgtttctccctccctcgGGCACCGGAGTGCTTGCAAGGCGAGGCGCCAAGCTGTCAAGCACGCGCTGAGTTTCCTTGGCGCCCCGAAATGAAGCGATGAGCCGGTCGaggtgagaaggaagaagaaaaattTGAGACCTGCGAGAGACCGTGCGGCAGACCGTGTACGCGGCCgacggaaagaaaccgaGAAGCGCCTTCTGAGAAAGCCAGAtaggggaagaggaagagggggaagaagaggaagagcgggaaggggacgagggagaagaagaggaagagggggaagaagaggaagagggggaagaagaggaagagcgggaaggggacgagggagaagaagaggaagagggggaagaagaggaagagcaggaaggggacgagggagaagaagaggaagagggggaagaggaagagagagaagagagcgacgacagaggaggagagggggTTTGCGGGTCGGAAGCGACACTTTTGTCTCCGGggaggcgcgtctctgccggcTTCGTCCCGGGTCGTTCTGGGGCCTTTGCAGTTTCTCGCGCCATCATGCAGGAGACGCTGAGCCAAGCGAATCCGCAGGCGAACCGGTTTTTTCTTGCAAGAAAAACAAATCCTTCTCAGAAGGATATCTCATTCACGTGACATCTCCTCCATTAATCATATAACCTGTAATACACCTTCTCCATTCAACCCATAGTGTACTATAGAGATATTGCATTAAATGCATAATGGAGTATTCACCTTGTACATTTACAACATTGTCGATTCTGCACAGAGTGCGCTAAATATGTGATCGAGGATACACCCTTCAATCCATCATCTTTTGTGGAGATACCGAATTCACTGTATCATATATTATACGCCTAGTGCATATAAATGTATGATTTCTTGTAAGACAGGTGCATGCAAATCCGTAAAACGCGCAGGTACAGTGGCAATTTTGTGTGTGGAGTTTTtgaggggagacgcgggcgatgcgagacagacgagaagatCGCGTCTGTGCTGGATGAGTTCGTTTCGAAGCAGGAAGTTCTTGACGTCGGcggcggaaaggaaaagaaacccACGCACACTTTTGTCTCTCACTGGCTGACGGTAATCACGTTCGTCCCTCGAGGATGCAGAATGCTTCtccgagacgaaaagagTGCGCCTGAGGTGACTTGAGAAAAGAGCGGCTAGAAGTCCAGCGAGGACCGCCGTACACGCCGCAGCGCGTGCGCAGAATTCGAGAAATGTCACGAATGcccagacgaggaaaaacgcgatctcctcttttttcacGGCTCAAGCAGAAACTGgccaagaaggaaaagaagcacGGCGAAGCACGGAGGCAATCGAATTtcgggagacaaagaaaaaacagagacacagtgTGCATGCGGAGCTGTGTCTCGTCTGGTGCATGCACCCCCTGTACAGAGACTGCGCACTGCGGTCGATTGAATTCTTTCtcatctttctctcgccacgaAACATTCTCGGTCTTTCAAGGACTTTGCATAtcttcttcttgccttttctttttcgtctgatagtcgccgtctgtctctaGACCCGAACGCAGCGGCTGGTGGTTAGAAGAACAacggtttcctttcttctgcgcaTCGGTGTCTTGTGTTACGTGTctgctgcctttcttttgcAACAAGAGGCACGCCGAAAAGGAGCAGTTTCGATAATTGTGCGTCTTCTGAGGAACAGAGAGGTCGTGCCCAAAGGCTGTCCGCTCGCGAAAGTTTCCGGCAATTTTCGGAGAGCGTTAggagtctctctcgtgcttcaCACACTTCTCGCCCCgcccttttcgcttctttcctctcgtggctcttgcttcttcgactcgcctcttctcttctttttttcttctccgtatcctctttctccttctttctgttttctctcttttcacgACAGTccgcctttcgtttcctcgtgtGTAAGTCCTCTGTGCAGTTTCTGCTGTCGTTTCGGTTTCCCCAGCTCTCCCTGTGCCGCCCTTCGCCTCCAGTCGCGTGCTgtctgcttttcttctctctctcctcctgcgcctctcttctcagtTTCTTCGAATTCGGACTTGGTTGCAACgtccttgtctcctttcgtctcgctgaAGTCCTCTCTGCAGTCCATTCCTggggtctcctctctctttcccccctcgGAAGAAGTGCTCTGCAGCGCCAATAGCAGGTTGATTTCTTCTGGATTTGCCGCTCTCGTCCGTCTTTTTCGTAGACGTTGCGTCCTTGAGTGTCCGAATCCAAGGCGGATGCCACGCATGGCCGAGCTTCTTGAGAAGCTGTGACGTGCAAACCAACGACGAGGGTTTTGCGACCCCGGCGCTCAGACAAAGTGTTTCCGAAAACGCAAGGAATCCGACAAAAAATGGAGTCCGTTCTCCTTCAGCCGATCATCTCGTCGAACTTCAACAAATGCGACGGGAAGCCTGTTCGTCTCGGTAAGGGAAACGTTTGAGGGATACAGCAGATCTTTTTTCCAGGCGGCATGCACGCGTTGCTCTCCCTTCAGGCAGCTCTGGCTTCGTTTCTCAGCATGcggtctccctcttctcttcagttctgtttcctcccccTAGTATTTCTGTCTtcacctctttctctcgctctcctcattcttccccctctcattctccccttcctcattcctccctttcttctctttcccccacttcgcgtttccttcgcagGCATCGACGAGGCAGGCCGTGGCTACTGTCTTGGGCGCGATGGTGaccgcctgcttcttctgtcctGCTGAGATCGAAACCAACTNNNNNNNNNNNNNNNNNNNNNNNNNNNNNNNNNNNNNNNNNNNNNNNNNNNNNNNNNNNNNNNNNNNNNNNNNNNNNNNNNNNNNNNNNNNNNNNNNNNNCGGAATTTCTCCTAAAAAGCCGAAAAATACACAaaaacgtatatatatatatatgtatatgattatatatatatatagtgaTATGTATTTATAAACATGtgtatacatagatatatgaCCGTGTTTGTCTGTGTCCCGCTCAATGCATAGATATGTACATGATACAACAGGCATGTGCCCACGTaaacatatatctatatatatatatatatatatatatatatgtatatatgtgtatatatatgtatatgtatatatatgtatatgtatatatatgtatatatatatatatatgtctgtatgtatgtctgtttgtatgtatgtataagAGCATGCATGTAGTTGTGTGTGGATTTAGATTCAAGTACTCATGTGCATGCCCTCTGCCTGCGGAGTCAAATGACGCATGTCcagtctcttttttcttgccttttcaccagtcgctctctccactcctttcgctctcttccgtttcacGCGCGGTCACCTTCCATAAAGTTGAAGTCTTACTTTTcagtctcccgtctccttccaTTCTTTAGTTTCGTGCTGTCCGCGGCAAAAATGTTCCCGCAACACTCGTTGTTATTGCCGCCTTTCCTTGACAGATTCGAAGAAGTTGAAAGAATGggaacgcgaagaggcgTTCGAGGCGATACAAGAGAAGCGCGACATTTTCGGGTGCGCCTCAAGTTTCTGaattttctctttctctgtccctcgctgtatcgctctgtgtctcgctgtctctagctttccttctctgtgtctcgctgtctctctcgctgtatcgctctgtctctcgctttctttccctgtgtTTCTTGCATCTCAATTTTTTCTGCTGCTCTCAAAAACTGTCTCAGCTTGCAGGCCGACGCGTTTTTACATgcatctttctctcgtgtctgtATCCActaccccccccccccaaccCCGGGGAAATATCTACATAGATaggtgtatgcatatatatatatatatatatacgcagagtgtgtgtgtatgtatatgacTGCGTagatgcatatgtatataaatgcctatatatatataaagatgcacatataggtatatatcTTAATCTGCGTATCTACataatatgtatatatctctTTGTGGTTTTGCATTCATGTGATTTCgttctttgttttctctcgcggtcACATTTGTTTCGAAACTCTTCAACTGTTTTCGGCGTGGGCTCCTCTCGGCGCGTCGGACGTGATCGGTGTCACTCTTGCGAATGCGTTTTTTTGCGACATCGGAAAACGTTTTTGGTTTTTCAGGTGGAGCATTCACGCCATTCGCCCGGAAGAGATTTCAGCGAAAATGCTGAGAAAGTGAGATGCGTCGATagcccttttctcgctttttttgcTGGCACCCCAAGCAGCATCGCAGGGTGAACGCAGTCGAATCCTTCTGCCGACTGTCTGGCCCTTTTCCTTCACCGAAGACGCCTCTTGAAAACCGGTCTTTCAAACAGGATCACAGACGTGCTGGAGTCACTCTTTCGCCTGCTCAACAAATCTGCAATTCCCCACAACCGTCattgcctctctcgcgcactCTGCCTGTTCTTTTGCAGGCGCACCGTgtctatgcatatacatcCACTCACAAGAAAACTCATCTACAAACCAATATACACCTATCTATATTgatgtatgcatatataagTGGGgaaatgcatgtgcatgtgtgcagtTCCTAAGCAAGTGTAGACAGGGATCCAGAGGTCTGTGCAGTCTTCGTGTATGCAGTCATATGTCTGGCTGCAAATCTGTGCGAGGGTCTACGAGGCTCTCTGGAAAGGTGAACAATCACATCTAGGTATTTCTATAACATTTGTATAAATATATTtctatatatgtgtgtacatatgcaaatacatatatatgtatgtacatgttGGAATGGATGAAAATGAGTATTCATATCTGTGCACTAGAACGGCACCGAGTGATTTGCATTTTCCCTTGAGAgacgtttctgttttttcaaATCGCGCAACGTTTCTATTTTCCGCTGTGCTGCGGTCGCATTTTTCAGGAAGAAACACAGCCTGAACGAGATCTCTCACGAAACGGCCATTTCGCTGATTCTTCGAACGGTCCAAAGCGGAGTCAATGTGGCAGAAGTAAGCCCCGGCAGACAGTATCGTCACCtcgaaaagagggaaacgagaaaaaaggtggAAGGCCCCGAAGCAAACGAAAATACGAGGGTTTAGCGGGGGTGCAACaccgggtgtctgtacactcgaATACAAGGAAGAAACGTCGCACAGAGCACAGAAAGAGTTtggaggaacagaagacggCTTTGTCTTGGCTCCAAGATCCAGCTGAGAGGAACGACGGtctggcgtctcctgcgcgaACCAGAAAAAATCCCTTTTCGCCATTCTGGGAATTTCTTCAAGTGTCAGCTTCAAGAAAAACTTACccgtgtatgtacacttaAACGATTCCACCCCAGTGCAGCGATTCTCAATTTCCACAGCCCCACGCCTCGAGCTGGTTAggtctcgttctctctctctctacctctctAAATCTACCGTTTGCGCCGTAGCTCATCTGTCTAACCGTCAATCTTTGTCAGTCTCCTCCGTGCTTGCGTCGACATGCATCTGTCTCTGGGTGTacctgcatgcgtgtctttcgtttccttcaaGTGAAGAGTTCCCGTGTTCACACGTGAACGTGCGTGTGCAGATTTGGAATTCTCCTTCGTTCCATGCAGATGTGTATCCGCCGTATACAGTtaaatacacatatacaaataaataaacacacacacatatatgtgcatgtatatgtgtatttatctgtatatatagcTATATAGAAATGTACATTTATTtgcacacatatgcatatatatatatatatatatatatatatatatatgcttgaACGTGCATGTGAGCGTAGACGAGAGCAGCCCGTATGACGGCGGAGGCATATGCTCAGGCTAATGTTTATGGAGACCTGTTTTgttgttttttttcgcgtcgcCTTGACATTTGTTTTCTTCAGGTGTTTGTCGACACGGTTGGAAACGCGAACGCCTACCAGGCGAAATTAAaggcgcgtttcccgtccaTAAAGATCAAGGCAAGCAGACGCGGTTTCGGCCGCATTTTGCCGTTGtcactctctccctccttttcgtcgcactgcgtctctctgcttcggctGTCAACTCTGTGCGGGCGTCCAAAATTCCCACCCGGcgcccttctgtctccgaaactgtctgtctcgcttctggACTCCGACAGAAACGCCCCACACAGTTACATACACGCAAGCAACTACCCTCAGGTGGCCTTCAATGTACTGATCCATTTAAGTATATTTCCATGTTTGTGTGAAcggtctcgcgcctcgcctcacAGACAGGCGTCGAGTTCAGTGAAGAGACATGCACCTCTATAATGATGTAAGTAaacgtatgcatatatatatccatatatatttgtatgtatatatatctacatgtatatatatatatatatatatatatatctacatgtatatctacatgtgtatatatagatatatacatgtgcaaCTGCTATATCTGTGTGGATATATGCTCTCTCTATGGCTATGTGCCTGTGTGAAGTGGACGAGAACGAGGCCTGTTTTTGGAGAGTTTACTGTGTCTGTGGTTTCTCCGTTCGTCGCAGGTGGCCGAAAAGGCTGACTCGCTGTACCCGGTTGTCAGCGCCGCCTCCATTCTCGCGAAAGTCTCCCGCGACCGCATGCTCGTTCAGTGGAAGCCTCACGGTCTCCAGCcggcagagaacgaaaaagaaccggagaacgcggaggagaaagcagGCAGACTGGACGCGTCCTCTGGAGGGGAAAAGTCTgatgcgtcgccttcctcgggaaagcgagagggagacgaggcacaggccgaggaagcagaggaagggccgaagaagaaaaagaagaaggagacgaaggagaaaggagaaaaggagaaaaacgcaaagaGTGCGAAgggcgctgtctcttctccaacCTTTGGGAGTGGCTATCCAGGAGGTAACCcgtttgtttctgtttttcccaGGGGAGGGGAGGCGGCTGTCAG
Encoded proteins:
- a CDS encoding Ribonuclease, related, which produces MGTRRGVRGDTREARHFRVRLKFLNFLFLCPSLWSIHAIRPEEISAKMLRKKKHSLNEISHETAISLILRTVQSGVNVAEVAEKADSLYPVVSAASILAKVSRDRMLVQWKPHGLQPAENEKEPENAEEKAGRLDASSGGEKSDASPSSGKREGDEAQAEEAEEGPKKKKKKETKEKGEKEKNAKSAKGAVSSPTFGSGYPGDAETVAFLNKNCDPVFGFDGFVRFSWSTARLIFEKRGVPVEWYEEVEEEAAGASKAKQSRITNFFAAKREATAGGIDRAPFFVKSKLQLLSELTA